The genome window CATCGATCGACGAAGCACTCGCCGACTCCGGCGCCGCATTATTCAACACAAAGTGTGCGGCCTGTCACAAACTTGACGAACGGTATGTGGGACCCGCCCTCCGGGAAATCACCCTGCGAAGGAGTCCGGCCTACATCGTGAATATGATCGTCAACCCCGACGAGATGATCAAAACACACCCCGAAGCGAGACAACTCCTCGCCGAGTACATGACCATGATGCCAAATCAGAATATCACCATGGCAGATGCTCGAGCCCTGCTGGAGTATCTGCGTCGGTCGGGCTCCGCGAGCCCTGAAACCGCTCCGTGA of Rhodothermales bacterium contains these proteins:
- a CDS encoding cytochrome c; this translates as MTSFGTTIYSAMCLALLVFIGACGGKETESSSAAAPGSDLTAFQLEHGIGPVTEVMTLTSIDEALADSGAALFNTKCAACHKLDERYVGPALREITLRRSPAYIVNMIVNPDEMIKTHPEARQLLAEYMTMMPNQNITMADARALLEYLRRSGSASPETAP